In a genomic window of Candidatus Thiothrix sulfatifontis:
- a CDS encoding putative DNA binding domain-containing protein: protein MMEQSALMTLLDELIQSWENEVIEFKQAENDYKTDRIGEYFSALANEANLRDVGSAWLIFGVDNKSRAVVGTHYRPNPEQLQSTKMQIAQNTEPSITFRHIHELQHPQGRVVLFEVPAAPKGLPIAWKGHYYARAGESLTHLGLDKLDEIRQQTINTDWSAQVVPHAKLEHLDEKALQKARESFARKYANRFPDNEVMNWSVPTFLDRAKVTQDGKITRTALLLLGKPESAHLLSPHPAQLTWRLEGQERAYEHFGLPFLLNTTVLYQKIRNIQLRLLPNDELLAVEVAKYDQKVVLEALHNCIVHQDYSRHGRIVVIEQPDKLIFENEGTFFEGTPEAYIIGEKTPRRYRNPFLAQAMTELNMIDTMGYGIHEMYRSQARRYLPMPDYSLEEPNLVRLTVYGGVVDPAYSRLLMQKTGLPFTDILALDRVQKNLPLPETMLKHLRLTGLVEGRKPHLHVSAGIAAATDKKADYIKTRAQDDDYYAKLITDFLGKYGQASRKDIDDLLLNKLSDALDENQKENKIGNLISKLRIATVIYNAGTRGTPEWRLCK from the coding sequence ATGATGGAGCAATCAGCACTGATGACCTTACTGGATGAATTGATCCAGTCATGGGAAAACGAAGTCATCGAATTCAAACAAGCCGAAAATGACTACAAGACCGACCGCATCGGTGAATACTTTTCAGCATTGGCGAACGAAGCCAACTTGCGCGATGTTGGCAGCGCGTGGCTGATATTCGGCGTGGACAACAAAAGCCGCGCAGTCGTCGGTACTCACTACCGCCCTAATCCAGAGCAACTGCAAAGCACCAAAATGCAGATTGCGCAAAATACCGAACCCAGCATTACGTTTCGCCACATCCATGAGTTGCAACATCCGCAAGGTCGAGTGGTGCTATTTGAAGTTCCCGCTGCCCCTAAGGGTTTGCCTATTGCGTGGAAAGGGCATTACTACGCCCGTGCCGGGGAAAGCCTTACCCACTTGGGTTTGGATAAATTGGACGAGATTCGCCAGCAAACCATCAATACCGACTGGTCAGCGCAAGTCGTGCCTCACGCCAAGCTGGAACATCTGGACGAAAAAGCGTTGCAGAAAGCCCGCGAATCGTTCGCCCGCAAATACGCCAACCGTTTTCCTGATAATGAGGTCATGAACTGGTCAGTCCCGACCTTTCTGGATCGTGCCAAAGTTACCCAAGATGGCAAAATCACCCGCACTGCCTTGTTATTGCTCGGCAAACCGGAATCCGCCCACCTGTTATCACCACACCCCGCGCAACTGACATGGCGGCTCGAAGGGCAAGAACGCGCCTATGAACACTTCGGTCTACCGTTTTTGCTCAACACGACTGTGTTGTATCAGAAAATACGCAATATCCAGCTACGCCTGCTGCCCAATGACGAATTGCTGGCGGTAGAAGTTGCAAAATATGACCAGAAAGTGGTGCTAGAAGCCTTGCATAATTGCATCGTCCATCAGGATTACAGCCGTCATGGGCGCATCGTGGTGATTGAACAACCCGACAAACTGATTTTTGAAAACGAAGGGACGTTTTTCGAGGGAACGCCAGAGGCTTATATTATCGGTGAAAAGACCCCACGCCGTTACCGTAACCCGTTTCTTGCTCAAGCCATGACCGAACTCAACATGATCGACACGATGGGTTACGGCATCCATGAAATGTACCGCAGCCAAGCCAGACGCTACCTGCCCATGCCAGATTACAGTTTGGAAGAACCCAATTTGGTGCGTTTGACGGTATACGGTGGTGTGGTTGACCCTGCTTACAGTCGCTTATTAATGCAGAAAACCGGCTTACCTTTCACGGATATTCTGGCACTCGACAGGGTACAGAAAAATCTGCCACTCCCGGAAACGATGCTCAAACATTTACGCTTAACAGGCTTGGTTGAAGGTCGCAAACCGCATTTGCATGTGTCCGCCGGGATTGCTGCTGCCACGGATAAAAAGGCAGATTACATCAAGACACGCGCTCAGGATGATGATTATTACGCCAAATTAATCACGGATTTTCTTGGAAAGTACGGTCAGGCTTCAAGAAAAGACATAGATGATTTACTGCTCAATAAATTAAGTGATGCACTCGATGAGAACCAAAAAGAAAATAAAATTGGCAATCTTATCAGTAAATTAAGAATAGCCACGGTTATTTATAATGCCGGTACACGCGGCACTCCAGAATGGCGTTTATGCAAATAG